CGGCGGGTGAGGCGTGGTCACGCATCCAGAAGCGATATCTTCCGGCCGCGCCTCCTGACACGGTGGACACCTTGAAGGCAGGGGACCCAGCGACTCCGGTGACCGGAATCGTGACCACGTTTTTGGACACCATGGCGGTGCTCAAGGAGGCGGTGCGGTTGGGCGACAACCTTGTCATCTCCCATGAGCCGACCTTCTATAACCATCGCGACGAGACGAAATCCCTGGCCGATGATCCCGTCTACAAGGAGAAGCTTGCTTACATCGAGCAGCATCACCTTGTCGTGTACCGGCTGCACGATGAGATCCATGCCGACCCGTCCGGGGATCATATCTTGAAGGGCGTGTACGAAGCCCTGGGATGGACGGCTTATCCTCATCCCTCGGGGCCTATGGGCGAATACTTTGTCACGATTCCGCAGACGACTTTGGGCAGGCTTGCGCTCACGCTCAAGGACACTCTCCACGCTCAGACCATGCGAGTGGAGGGAGATCCGGATCTGCTGGTCACGCACGTGGCACTCATACCCGGAGCCGCAGGCCGGGAAGAGCAGATCCGTGCGTTGAATGCGCCCGGTGTCGAGGTTCTCATCGCCGGGGAAGCGAGCGAGTGGGAGACGGTGGAATATGTAAGGGATGCGGTTACCCAAGGCCGCAA
This genomic window from Granulicella sibirica contains:
- a CDS encoding Nif3-like dinuclear metal center hexameric protein, producing the protein MKTSPIVPGTQPRFVALFAAMVLLSGCAAAQTNAAAPTAGEAWSRIQKRYLPAAPPDTVDTLKAGDPATPVTGIVTTFLDTMAVLKEAVRLGDNLVISHEPTFYNHRDETKSLADDPVYKEKLAYIEQHHLVVYRLHDEIHADPSGDHILKGVYEALGWTAYPHPSGPMGEYFVTIPQTTLGRLALTLKDTLHAQTMRVEGDPDLLVTHVALIPGAAGREEQIRALNAPGVEVLIAGEASEWETVEYVRDAVTQGRKKALILLGHEVSEEPGMERAAKELRLLFPGIRVDHVLAGQPLWSPEHPVKPGKF